In Formosa haliotis, the sequence ACTCGGCCAATTTAGCTTCGTATTTTGCATTATTTCTACTAAATTCTGCTGTTAAAAGATTTAGTTGCGCTTGCCTAAATTCTATAGATGTTATCTGCCCTAGCTTAAATTTCTCTTTCGTACGATCGAAATTATTTTGGGAAGTAATAATATTATTTTCCTGAATATTATAAATTTTTAACTTGTTTTGATAATCGCCCCAAGCATTTTCAAAATCGCGATCTAAACTTATAAAAATCGATTCTTTTTGAAGTTCCTGATTTTCTAAATTCAGTTTTGCATTTCTAACATTGGTTATCGTGCTCCCACCATCAAACAAATCCCAACTTAAGTTAAGGCCAGCCGCAAGCCCTGTATTTGTAGATTGTGCCACAAAGGCTGCTGCATTATTATTGTTTTTATTCCACCCATAAGACCCTACTAACCCAACCGTAGGTAAATACCCCGATCTGTTGGCTTTAATAGTAAACTCGTTAATAGTAATATTTTTATCGATTTGCAAAATAGATACGTTATTAGCTCTCATTTTATTATACAAATCAGCTTTATCTATATCTAACAGGAAAGTTACTATGGTATCTACTTCTATATCTATTGGTAATTCTGTACCTAAAACCACATTTAAATCGCGCTTCGTATTTAATAGGTTTTGTTCAGAATTCATTAAGTTAATACTGTCGTTATTAATATCTACTTGAGCGTTTAAAACATCTAGCATAGTCCCTTGACCATAATCGAATTGATACTGCGCTCTTACAATCCGGTCGTTAGAGATATCTAAAGTTTGCTGTAAAGCCCGCACATTTTCAGATACCTGCGACACATTATAATACACTGTAAATAATTGTGCAATAGTATTTTCTATAGTTTCGCGAGCTTCCAATTCTGTTAATTGATATTGCTCTTTAAGTTGTTTGTAATTGTAATGTCTGCCAAGCCCATCAAAAATGGTATAGTTTAAATTTACAGACGCATTATAACCCGAACTTTCGGCTCCATTTAATGTCGTCACGCGCCCATCCGAAAATTCGGCTTCCGTATTATCTAAATTATAATTCGCTCCTGCATTTCCTGTTACCGTTGGAAGGTAACCAGAATTTAAAATGCTCTTATTATTTTCGGCGATTTCAGTATTATTCCCGGCTATTTTAATACCATAATTATTTTCTAAGGCGATTTCTATAGCTTCAGAAACCGGTAATTTTTGTTGTGCGAAAACCGATGCCATAACAAACGACATCAGCATAA encodes:
- a CDS encoding TolC family protein; translated protein: MHIKYKLFMLMSFVMASVFAQQKLPVSEAIEIALENNYGIKIAGNNTEIAENNKSILNSGYLPTVTGNAGANYNLDNTEAEFSDGRVTTLNGAESSGYNASVNLNYTIFDGLGRHYNYKQLKEQYQLTELEARETIENTIAQLFTVYYNVSQVSENVRALQQTLDISNDRIVRAQYQFDYGQGTMLDVLNAQVDINNDSINLMNSEQNLLNTKRDLNVVLGTELPIDIEVDTIVTFLLDIDKADLYNKMRANNVSILQIDKNITINEFTIKANRSGYLPTVGLVGSYGWNKNNNNAAAFVAQSTNTGLAAGLNLSWDLFDGGSTITNVRNAKLNLENQELQKESIFISLDRDFENAWGDYQNKLKIYNIQENNIITSQNNFDRTKEKFKLGQITSIEFRQAQLNLLTAEFSRNNAKYEAKLAELYLLQLSGELLNVKF